A window from Embleya scabrispora encodes these proteins:
- a CDS encoding pyridoxamine 5'-phosphate oxidase family protein: protein MSTPRPPARSAEQRRLDTLHRLEHDVDAWVATADAKTGTPYLVPLSFRWDGETILIATVSTSPTARNLLAGGTARLGIGPTRDVIMIEADAEPVAVADMAAATADAFAAACGFDPRETAAPYHYFHLRPRLLQAWREANELKGRTLLRDGNWLHP from the coding sequence ATGAGCACGCCGCGACCGCCCGCCCGCAGCGCCGAACAGCGCCGCCTGGACACCCTGCACCGCCTCGAACACGACGTGGACGCCTGGGTGGCCACCGCCGACGCGAAGACCGGAACGCCGTATCTGGTACCGCTGTCGTTTCGCTGGGACGGGGAGACGATCCTGATCGCGACCGTCTCCACGAGCCCTACCGCGCGCAACCTGCTGGCAGGCGGTACGGCCCGGCTCGGCATCGGGCCGACCCGCGACGTGATCATGATCGAGGCCGACGCCGAACCCGTGGCGGTCGCCGACATGGCGGCCGCCACGGCGGACGCGTTCGCCGCCGCCTGCGGCTTCGATCCGCGCGAAACCGCCGCCCCGTACCACTACTTCCACCTGCGTCCGCGGCTCCTCCAGGCCTGGCGCGAAGCCAATGAGCTGAAGGGCCGCACCCTCCTGCGGGACGGGAACTGGCTGCACCCGTGA